In Campylobacter vulpis, a genomic segment contains:
- the murA gene encoding UDP-N-acetylglucosamine 1-carboxyvinyltransferase: protein MTYLQIEGTNHLSGSVTINGAKNAALPLIVSSILAKNEVKISNVPEVEDIKTLISLLKNLGAKADLNHHEALLNTTTLNQTTAKYDIVRKMRASILTLGPLLSRFRHCEVSLPGGCAIGQRPIDLHLLALEKMGANIQIKQGYVVASGALKGAEVLFDKITVTGSENIIMAAALASGKTRLLNVAKEPEVVQLCEVLREAGLDIKGIGSDELEIYGTNGECLEFKEFAVIPDRIEAGTYLCAGAIVNSKISVCKVNPSHLSAVLAKLEQMGFGIIVENDTITLLPAKEIKPVEILTSEYPGFPTDMQAQFMALALRANGTSIIDERLFENRFMHVSELLRMGADIKLNGHIATITGGKELNAADVMATDLRASSALILAALAAKGTSRVHRIYHLDRGYENLEEKFKALGANITRLEE, encoded by the coding sequence ATGACCTATTTGCAAATCGAAGGCACAAATCATTTAAGCGGAAGCGTAACGATTAACGGCGCAAAAAATGCCGCCCTACCACTCATCGTCTCAAGCATTTTAGCTAAAAACGAAGTAAAAATTTCAAATGTCCCTGAGGTTGAAGATATTAAAACTCTCATCTCACTCTTAAAAAATTTAGGCGCTAAAGCAGATTTAAATCATCACGAAGCCCTTTTAAATACCACAACGCTTAATCAAACCACAGCCAAATACGACATCGTTCGTAAAATGCGTGCCTCTATACTCACACTCGGACCGCTTTTATCGCGTTTTAGACATTGTGAAGTGAGCCTTCCCGGAGGCTGTGCCATAGGACAAAGACCCATAGATTTACATCTTTTAGCCTTAGAAAAAATGGGAGCAAATATCCAAATCAAACAAGGCTATGTAGTCGCAAGTGGAGCTTTAAAGGGTGCTGAAGTGCTATTTGATAAAATCACCGTTACAGGAAGTGAAAATATCATTATGGCAGCGGCATTAGCAAGTGGTAAAACAAGGCTTTTAAATGTGGCTAAAGAACCTGAGGTAGTGCAGCTTTGTGAGGTTTTAAGGGAGGCTGGACTTGATATTAAGGGTATAGGTAGTGATGAGCTAGAAATTTATGGCACAAATGGAGAATGTTTAGAATTTAAAGAATTTGCCGTCATACCCGATAGGATAGAAGCTGGGACTTATCTTTGTGCGGGGGCTATTGTCAATTCTAAAATCAGTGTTTGCAAGGTCAATCCAAGTCATCTAAGTGCCGTTTTAGCAAAATTAGAGCAAATGGGCTTTGGAATAATTGTAGAAAACGATACCATCACCTTGCTTCCCGCTAAAGAAATCAAACCTGTGGAAATTCTTACAAGCGAGTATCCGGGCTTTCCTACCGATATGCAAGCGCAATTTATGGCACTAGCTCTTAGAGCAAATGGCACAAGTATCATTGATGAAAGGTTGTTTGAAAATCGCTTTATGCATGTGAGTGAGCTTTTAAGAATGGGAGCAGATATCAAACTTAACGGACATATTGCTACCATAACTGGGGGCAAAGAGCTAAATGCTGCTGATGTGATGGCGACTGATTTAAGGGCGTCTTCGGCACTCATCTTAGCTGCTCTTGCTGCAAAAGGCACAAGTAGGGTGCATAGAATTTATCATTTAGATAGGGGTTATGAGAATTTGGAAGAGAAATTTAAAGCACTGGGTGCAAATATCACAAGGCTTGAAGAATGA
- a CDS encoding molybdopterin molybdotransferase MoeA, with the protein MKNIFETLKLLEEHITPLKESEIISLENALGRVLACDLYAKKNLPSFNNAALDGYAFNYDDINAPLKIMGTILAGDKTPYKLKKNECFKIMTGALMPENADTILMLEEENLEKGFLVIKTKPKRFNAFRFKGEEQKEGELLLKRGQKLNAAMITLLAAQGIYKIKVIKKPSVAVFSSGNELKEPWEECDSLSIYNANALAVQALLNDYNPCYLGIIKDEFNASLKALQNNQFDLIITSGGASVGEADFMDRALKELEFKEIFNEIKARPAKPTKLYQKDNKLILILPGNPMAAFLSCFIFAKKILNLLEGNTEKERKINALMGEDLKLKARRNNLILGNLENGIFTPFNHNQFGSAMILPLVKSTFLLISKEEQESILKGESVQLIYL; encoded by the coding sequence ATGAAAAATATTTTTGAAACCTTAAAGCTTTTAGAAGAGCATATTACGCCCTTAAAAGAAAGTGAGATTATAAGCCTAGAAAACGCACTTGGCAGGGTTTTGGCCTGTGATTTGTATGCGAAAAAAAATTTGCCTAGTTTTAATAATGCTGCACTGGATGGCTATGCCTTTAATTATGATGATATAAACGCACCATTAAAGATTATGGGGACGATTTTAGCAGGAGATAAAACGCCTTATAAACTTAAGAAAAATGAGTGTTTTAAGATAATGACAGGAGCGTTAATGCCTGAAAATGCCGATACTATTTTAATGCTTGAAGAGGAAAATTTAGAAAAGGGCTTTTTGGTGATTAAAACAAAGCCTAAACGCTTTAACGCCTTTCGTTTTAAGGGCGAGGAGCAAAAGGAAGGGGAGCTTTTACTAAAAAGGGGGCAAAAATTAAACGCTGCGATGATAACCCTACTTGCCGCACAAGGAATTTATAAAATAAAAGTCATAAAAAAGCCCAGTGTGGCTGTTTTTTCAAGCGGAAATGAGCTAAAAGAGCCTTGGGAGGAATGCGACTCTTTAAGCATTTATAATGCAAATGCCCTAGCTGTGCAAGCCTTATTAAATGACTATAATCCTTGCTATCTTGGCATTATAAAAGATGAATTTAATGCGTCTTTAAAAGCCTTGCAAAATAATCAATTTGACCTTATTATCACAAGTGGAGGCGCTAGCGTGGGTGAGGCTGATTTTATGGATAGGGCTTTGAAAGAGCTTGAATTTAAAGAAATTTTTAATGAAATTAAAGCGCGTCCTGCAAAGCCGACTAAGCTCTATCAAAAAGACAATAAACTCATCTTAATCCTGCCCGGAAATCCTATGGCGGCTTTTCTTTCTTGCTTTATTTTTGCTAAAAAAATTCTCAATTTACTTGAGGGAAATACGGAAAAAGAAAGAAAAATCAATGCCCTGATGGGAGAGGATTTAAAACTTAAGGCAAGGAGAAATAATCTTATCTTAGGAAATTTGGAAAATGGCATTTTTACGCCCTTTAATCATAATCAATTCGGCTCGGCTATGATTTTACCGCTGGTAAAAAGCACATTTTTACTTATAAGCAAGGAGGAGCAAGAAAGCATTTTAAAGGGCGAAAGTGTCCAGCTTATTTACCTTTAA
- the tgt gene encoding tRNA guanosine(34) transglycosylase Tgt — protein MEFKLKYKDNNARVCEIKTAHSSFLTPVFMPVGTAAAVKSLDACDMREILKAKIILANTYHLYLRPGSKVIKNLGGLHHFTQFPYSFLTDSGGFQAFSLSENSKHFEEGIKFKSHIDGSLHLFTPQSVLETQYDFNSDICMVLDDLVALPSSRARVELSVKRTIKWAKEAIDFHKLKQNRDESLTQNIFGIIQGGTEFDLRKKCALELCEMDFDGLAIGGLSVGEENALMYEVVENLTPFMDENRPRYLMGVGTPEDLVENVERGVDMFDCVMPTRNARNGTFFTSFGKFNIKKAEFINDNESIDKTCSCYTCQNYSRAYLNHLFKAKELTFFRLASLHNLHYYLNLAKQMREAIIKNQFNEFKREFYAKRS, from the coding sequence ATGGAATTTAAATTAAAGTATAAAGATAATAATGCAAGAGTTTGTGAAATAAAAACGGCTCATAGTTCGTTTTTAACGCCCGTTTTTATGCCCGTTGGCACAGCAGCAGCGGTAAAAAGTCTCGATGCTTGTGATATGCGTGAAATTTTAAAAGCGAAGATTATTTTGGCAAATACCTATCATCTTTATTTGCGTCCGGGCTCAAAAGTGATAAAAAATTTGGGTGGCTTACACCATTTTACACAATTTCCATATAGTTTTTTGACAGATAGCGGTGGCTTTCAAGCTTTTTCTTTAAGTGAAAATTCAAAGCATTTTGAAGAAGGCATTAAATTTAAAAGCCATATTGATGGAAGTTTGCATCTTTTTACACCTCAATCTGTCCTTGAGACTCAATATGATTTTAACAGCGATATTTGTATGGTTTTAGATGATTTGGTCGCTTTGCCTTCAAGTAGGGCTAGAGTGGAGCTTTCTGTTAAAAGAACGATAAAATGGGCTAAAGAGGCGATTGATTTTCACAAATTGAAGCAAAATAGAGATGAGAGCTTAACTCAAAATATTTTTGGCATTATTCAAGGAGGAACGGAATTTGACTTAAGAAAAAAATGTGCTTTAGAGCTTTGCGAAATGGACTTTGACGGACTTGCCATAGGAGGACTTAGTGTAGGCGAGGAAAATGCACTGATGTATGAAGTGGTTGAAAACTTAACTCCCTTTATGGACGAAAATCGTCCAAGGTATTTAATGGGTGTAGGGACTCCTGAAGATTTGGTGGAAAATGTCGAACGCGGAGTGGATATGTTTGATTGCGTGATGCCAACAAGAAATGCTAGAAACGGCACTTTTTTTACAAGTTTTGGGAAATTTAATATCAAAAAAGCCGAATTTATAAACGATAATGAAAGCATTGACAAAACTTGCTCGTGTTATACTTGTCAAAATTATTCAAGGGCGTATTTAAATCATCTTTTCAAGGCTAAGGAATTGACTTTTTTTAGACTTGCTAGTTTGCATAATTTGCATTATTATTTAAATTTGGCTAAACAAATGCGAGAGGCTATAATAAAAAATCAATTTAACGAATTTAAGAGAGAATTTTACGCCAAAAGAAGCTAA
- a CDS encoding KpsF/GutQ family sugar-phosphate isomerase, which translates to MKETLKIAKEVFEIEAEAIRNLSENLDHNFSKAVKLILNIKGRCIISGMGKSGHIGAKIAATLASTGTPSFFMHPGEALHGDLGMITSDDILIAISNSGETEELLKIIPAVKRRQIPLIAMSGNAKSTLAKQAEIFLNIAIKKEACPLQLAPMSSTTATLVMGDAIAAALMKARKFQPDDFALFHPGGSLGRKLLTKVKDLMVSKKLPIVNPETEFNELVDVMTSGKLGLCIVLENDRLVGIITDGDLRRALKANAKPRFDFKAKEIMSHNPKIIDQEAMATEAEQLMLKHKIKEIVVGKNGKVVGIIQLYAIGNV; encoded by the coding sequence ATGAAAGAAACGCTTAAAATAGCCAAAGAGGTCTTTGAAATAGAGGCGGAGGCAATTAGAAATTTAAGTGAAAATTTAGATCATAATTTTTCAAAAGCCGTTAAGCTTATTTTAAATATAAAAGGGCGTTGCATTATAAGCGGTATGGGTAAATCAGGACATATAGGTGCTAAAATCGCCGCTACATTAGCTAGCACGGGAACGCCTAGCTTTTTTATGCATCCTGGTGAGGCTTTACACGGGGATTTGGGAATGATAACAAGCGATGATATTTTGATTGCCATTTCAAATTCTGGTGAAACAGAAGAACTTTTAAAAATCATTCCAGCAGTTAAAAGAAGGCAAATTCCCCTCATTGCAATGAGTGGCAATGCCAAATCCACCCTTGCCAAGCAAGCCGAAATTTTTCTCAATATAGCAATCAAAAAAGAAGCCTGTCCTCTACAACTCGCCCCTATGTCCTCCACAACAGCCACTTTAGTAATGGGAGATGCTATCGCTGCAGCCTTAATGAAAGCTAGAAAATTTCAGCCTGATGATTTTGCACTCTTTCATCCCGGTGGGAGTTTGGGACGAAAGCTTTTAACTAAGGTTAAGGATTTGATGGTTAGCAAAAAACTTCCTATCGTAAATCCAGAAACGGAATTTAACGAACTTGTCGATGTGATGACGAGTGGAAAACTAGGACTTTGCATTGTTTTAGAAAATGATAGGCTTGTTGGAATCATTACAGATGGGGACTTGCGTCGCGCACTTAAGGCAAATGCCAAGCCTAGATTTGATTTTAAAGCTAAAGAAATTATGAGTCATAATCCCAAAATCATCGATCAAGAAGCTATGGCAACAGAAGCCGAACAATTAATGTTAAAACATAAAATTAAGGAAATTGTCGTAGGTAAAAATGGAAAGGTTGTAGGCATTATCCAACTTTATGCAATAGGAAATGTTTGA
- the kpsM gene encoding capsule polysaccharide transporter KpsM yields MLNVIYALFFRELKTRFGANRYLGYIWVIGEPLSIVLVITTIVTIIREYHHQVMPDGISIFMFLISGIVPYFMFRSIVTQLMNGISANLGLFAYKPVKPIHVFIARTMLEFCIYFVIFFCVLFIAGWFLRFDVLPQHFLDVMFCVFLLMLSGFVLGLCFAILSHFFEILKTLLMYFSIVFYWSSGVIFPTWLMPKPLLDIFYYNPLLHIMELLKYNFFDSYPLQDDYSYTYPIFCIMLLLLVGLFFYHHNRQALTAARKQ; encoded by the coding sequence ATGCTAAATGTCATTTATGCTTTATTTTTTAGAGAGCTTAAAACTCGCTTTGGTGCGAATCGATATTTGGGCTATATTTGGGTTATAGGAGAGCCTTTAAGTATAGTTTTGGTGATTACAACCATCGTTACGATTATTAGAGAATATCATCATCAAGTAATGCCTGATGGAATTTCTATTTTTATGTTTTTAATCTCTGGCATAGTGCCTTATTTTATGTTTAGAAGTATAGTAACGCAGCTTATGAACGGCATTAGTGCAAATTTGGGACTTTTTGCCTATAAGCCTGTTAAACCTATCCATGTTTTTATCGCTAGAACTATGCTTGAATTTTGCATTTATTTTGTGATTTTCTTTTGCGTTTTATTTATCGCAGGGTGGTTTTTACGCTTTGATGTTTTACCACAACATTTTTTAGATGTAATGTTTTGCGTCTTCTTACTAATGCTTTCAGGTTTCGTTTTGGGACTTTGCTTTGCAATTTTAAGTCATTTTTTTGAAATTTTAAAAACGCTTTTGATGTATTTTAGTATCGTTTTTTATTGGTCTTCTGGGGTGATTTTCCCCACTTGGCTTATGCCTAAGCCCTTGCTAGACATTTTTTATTATAATCCTTTGCTTCATATTATGGAGCTTTTAAAATATAATTTTTTTGATTCCTACCCTTTGCAAGATGATTATAGCTACACTTATCCTATTTTTTGCATTATGCTTTTACTTCTTGTGGGACTTTTTTTCTATCATCATAATAGACAGGCTCTAACCGCAGCGAGAAAGCAATGA
- a CDS encoding ABC transporter ATP-binding protein, producing the protein MIKLVNLTKSYPLFAGGRHYVFKNFSFEFPENCSIGLMGGNGAGKSTLMKLLSGAELPDRGKIITNKKLSWPLGLSGGIQGSLSARDNAKFVARVYGYKGKELLEKVKFVEEFAELGKFFDEPMKNYSAGMGARITFGLSMAFDFDYYLIDEAGAVGDPQFREKSIKLYKERLSRSKVIMVSHNVAEIKEWCDKIIFMKNGKITVYDDVDEGIAVYQGKA; encoded by the coding sequence ATGATCAAGCTTGTCAATTTAACCAAATCTTACCCACTTTTTGCAGGCGGAAGACACTATGTTTTTAAAAATTTTAGTTTTGAATTCCCTGAAAATTGTAGTATAGGCTTAATGGGTGGAAATGGTGCAGGTAAATCAACCCTAATGAAACTTTTAAGCGGAGCGGAACTTCCAGATAGAGGCAAAATCATCACAAACAAAAAGCTCTCCTGGCCCCTTGGCTTAAGCGGTGGCATACAAGGCTCACTTAGTGCAAGAGATAATGCCAAATTTGTCGCTAGAGTTTATGGATATAAGGGTAAAGAATTGCTAGAAAAGGTCAAATTTGTCGAAGAATTTGCTGAACTTGGTAAATTTTTTGATGAGCCGATGAAAAACTATTCTGCTGGTATGGGTGCTAGGATAACCTTTGGACTTAGTATGGCTTTTGACTTTGATTATTATTTAATAGACGAGGCTGGGGCTGTGGGCGACCCTCAATTTAGAGAAAAAAGCATTAAGCTTTATAAAGAGAGGCTTTCACGCTCTAAGGTCATTATGGTTTCACACAATGTAGCCGAAATTAAAGAATGGTGTGATAAAATCATTTTTATGAAAAATGGAAAAATTACGGTTTATGATGATGTCGATGAGGGCATAGCCGTGTATCAAGGAAAAGCGTAA
- a CDS encoding capsule biosynthesis protein: MEKNKTLIDKIKDLSILDSFKIVWFLMIFVVIYYVFIAADRYVSSTSLSVRSTSGEGVQAGGILSLLSTTSNNNEDMKYLRGYIHSLDLLKKLEENIKLKELYQEQFIDLPYRIFDSSSSESYLKFFKSRVKLKIDDKTGLLNVEVEAFTPKSAQIIAQSIVEESEKFINEISHKAAREQMRFAEEEVNTYKERYLKAQNALIAFQNKYGVFDPLKQAESKSKLIAQIEVNLAQREAALLNLQSYMNDSAPEVVALKAEIGAIKKQLEREMAKISANNSNTQKLNDMAAKFQNLTIEAKFAQQAYETALKAYESARIEAARKIKQLVIVQSPNLPESARYPERLYGILTAFLILSLIFGITKFVKMIIEEHRY, encoded by the coding sequence ATGGAAAAAAATAAAACTTTAATAGACAAAATTAAGGATTTAAGTATTTTAGATTCGTTTAAAATTGTGTGGTTTTTGATGATTTTTGTAGTGATTTATTATGTTTTTATCGCAGCAGATCGCTATGTAAGCTCTACTAGTCTTAGTGTGCGTTCTACTAGCGGGGAGGGTGTGCAAGCTGGTGGGATCTTATCTTTACTTAGCACCACTTCAAATAATAATGAAGATATGAAATATTTAAGAGGCTATATTCACTCTCTTGATTTGCTTAAAAAATTGGAAGAAAACATTAAACTTAAAGAGCTTTATCAGGAACAATTCATCGACCTACCTTACCGCATTTTTGACTCTAGCTCAAGCGAAAGCTATCTTAAATTCTTTAAAAGTCGCGTTAAACTTAAAATCGATGATAAGACAGGTCTTTTAAATGTCGAAGTTGAAGCTTTTACCCCAAAATCCGCTCAAATCATTGCTCAAAGTATAGTCGAAGAAAGTGAAAAATTTATCAATGAAATTTCTCATAAGGCAGCAAGAGAGCAAATGCGTTTTGCCGAAGAGGAAGTTAATACTTACAAAGAAAGATACCTAAAAGCACAAAATGCTCTCATAGCTTTTCAAAATAAATATGGTGTTTTTGACCCACTCAAACAAGCCGAAAGTAAATCAAAGCTAATTGCTCAAATTGAAGTAAATTTGGCTCAAAGAGAGGCTGCACTTTTAAATTTGCAAAGCTATATGAATGATAGTGCGCCTGAAGTTGTAGCGTTAAAAGCTGAAATTGGAGCTATTAAAAAACAATTAGAACGCGAAATGGCAAAAATTTCAGCAAACAATTCAAATACCCAAAAACTCAATGATATGGCTGCGAAATTTCAAAACCTTACCATAGAAGCAAAATTTGCTCAACAAGCCTATGAAACCGCACTTAAGGCTTATGAAAGTGCAAGGATAGAAGCCGCAAGAAAGATTAAACAACTCGTCATCGTGCAAAGTCCAAATTTGCCAGAAAGTGCAAGATATCCGGAAAGACTTTATGGCATATTAACAGCTTTTTTAATTTTATCTTTAATTTTTGGCATTACTAAATTTGTAAAAATGATTATAGAGGAGCATAGATATTAA
- a CDS encoding polysaccharide biosynthesis/export family protein: protein MKKIALLLTSFILAFGAVDVSQIVGVNEGATYDNNTSSAYANQSYRNENNTSVLNANPAQIPVFGAHLFNGNFKNFTQRVYNPDYKIAVGDQISLKIWGAVEFAQILVVDSQGNIFIPKVGAVNLLGVKNSSLVPIIKSAVNKIYKSNVFVYADMNAYQNVSVFVTGSVNAPGLYQGLSSDSIIQYLDKAGGINLEYGSFREIQILRNNKVIRDIDLYNFLLKGQLELFPFRSGDVILVGNVASYAFVSGDVQKPFRFELGSDIKTLSDLAKIAGAKPIVTNAVVRSYADEHKLEVKAFNKTHFAKVSVKTGDEVEFRPEYITTNISIKIRGEHDGLGTLVVKKGTTLEDISRLIMANSMSNMKALQVFRKSVARTQKELIAAQLKELETLALTSSSVNSEQAAIRATQAKTILEFIERAKKAEPKGQIVIEDTKSYKSLVLEDGDTINIPSKNNLVIVQGEVSLPGAFVYGKKEDLRYYINLAGGYSDRADTSKVLVIRTNGKAEKYRSGIDVKAGDSILVLPKVDSQNLQIFSMLTQILYQIAIATNVVVNL from the coding sequence ATGAAAAAAATAGCTTTATTATTAACAAGTTTTATTTTAGCTTTTGGTGCGGTAGATGTTTCGCAAATTGTAGGGGTTAATGAGGGTGCAACTTATGATAACAACACAAGTTCAGCCTACGCCAATCAAAGCTATCGAAACGAAAATAATACAAGTGTCCTAAACGCAAACCCAGCTCAAATTCCCGTCTTTGGTGCACATCTTTTTAATGGTAATTTTAAAAATTTCACACAAAGAGTTTATAATCCGGACTATAAAATCGCTGTTGGAGATCAAATAAGCCTTAAAATTTGGGGTGCTGTGGAGTTTGCACAAATTTTAGTGGTCGATTCTCAAGGAAATATTTTTATCCCTAAGGTTGGAGCTGTAAATTTGCTAGGTGTGAAAAATAGCTCCTTAGTGCCCATAATAAAATCCGCTGTTAATAAAATTTACAAAAGCAATGTTTTCGTTTATGCAGATATGAACGCTTATCAAAATGTCAGCGTTTTTGTAACAGGAAGCGTGAATGCTCCAGGTCTTTATCAAGGTTTAAGTTCTGACTCTATCATACAATATTTAGATAAGGCAGGTGGGATTAATTTAGAATATGGCAGCTTTAGAGAAATTCAAATTTTAAGAAATAATAAAGTTATCAGGGATATAGACTTATATAATTTCTTACTTAAAGGACAATTAGAGCTTTTTCCTTTTAGAAGTGGAGATGTCATTTTGGTTGGAAATGTTGCCAGTTATGCTTTTGTAAGTGGTGATGTGCAAAAGCCTTTTAGATTTGAACTAGGAAGCGATATTAAAACACTAAGTGATTTAGCTAAGATTGCAGGAGCAAAACCTATAGTAACCAACGCTGTGGTAAGAAGCTACGCAGATGAGCATAAGCTTGAAGTGAAAGCCTTTAATAAAACACATTTTGCCAAGGTTAGTGTTAAAACAGGTGATGAAGTCGAATTTCGTCCTGAATACATCACCACAAACATTAGCATTAAAATTCGTGGAGAACACGATGGTTTAGGCACTTTAGTTGTAAAAAAAGGAACAACTTTAGAGGATATTTCAAGATTAATTATGGCAAATTCAATGTCAAATATGAAAGCCTTACAAGTCTTTAGAAAAAGTGTTGCTAGAACACAAAAAGAACTCATCGCAGCCCAACTTAAAGAGCTTGAGACTCTAGCACTGACTAGCTCTTCTGTAAATTCTGAACAAGCGGCTATCCGTGCCACACAAGCTAAAACCATACTTGAATTTATCGAAAGAGCTAAAAAAGCTGAACCTAAAGGACAAATCGTCATTGAAGATACAAAGTCCTATAAATCCTTAGTTTTAGAAGATGGGGACACCATTAACATTCCAAGTAAAAATAATCTCGTCATCGTTCAAGGCGAAGTCTCTTTACCCGGAGCCTTTGTATATGGAAAAAAGGAAGATTTAAGATATTATATTAACTTAGCAGGAGGATATAGCGATAGAGCAGATACTTCAAAAGTTCTCGTAATACGCACAAATGGTAAAGCGGAAAAATATCGCTCAGGCATAGATGTAAAGGCAGGCGATTCCATTTTGGTGCTTCCAAAAGTTGATAGTCAAAATTTACAAATTTTTTCTATGCTAACACAAATTCTCTATCAAATAGCCATAGCTACAAATGTCGTGGTTAATCTCTAA
- a CDS encoding COG3400 family protein encodes MNHILIIIDGILAKHFLERLCFQKSLSYFFTIIYQKNDSVNLKEKNEFLEFHQFDPTSSARLERIMKPYKQAFIYMQDEFETKKTYETLRGLDLNLEINIMDFWGLGINDKLCHLIDARMNLSKRLIDFLPDVALTAQYIGLGVGEIMEIKIPAGSIFAYRHIGSIQQKRWRIVLVYRNEKIHFIKPSLILKPGDSILIVGDPAILQSVFHNVKASTGQFPVPFGTNIYTIIDMKNMSQNTQKLLLNTTLSLIKKTNARKFFIRIINPTLNAIYYELKTLALEYENIFFDFENTNFKKIQSFLEQNDIGVFITDHKHFEKEKREFFELKIPILKIGTQDFENLEKSVILSSYENEIENQANVIVDLSKQLKLEVNLYYYQPNYKENNELKDYVKSLSKLYDKNIELFQNHTQNPILTLEYRENLLQFVSFTPELLDNDLGRIWSMDLNRNYYKLSKNYQLFIPIS; translated from the coding sequence ATGAATCATATTTTAATTATCATTGATGGTATTTTAGCAAAGCATTTCTTAGAAAGGCTTTGTTTTCAAAAAAGCTTAAGTTATTTTTTCACTATCATTTATCAAAAAAATGACAGTGTTAATTTAAAAGAAAAAAATGAATTTTTAGAATTTCATCAATTTGACCCTACCAGCAGTGCAAGACTTGAGCGTATTATGAAGCCCTATAAACAGGCTTTTATCTATATGCAAGATGAATTTGAGACAAAAAAAACTTACGAAACTTTAAGGGGGCTTGATTTAAATTTAGAGATTAATATTATGGATTTTTGGGGACTTGGTATCAATGATAAACTCTGCCACCTCATCGATGCAAGAATGAATTTGAGCAAAAGACTTATTGATTTTTTACCAGATGTTGCACTCACAGCACAATATATCGGGCTTGGAGTGGGAGAAATTATGGAGATTAAAATTCCAGCAGGTTCCATTTTTGCTTACAGGCATATAGGATCAATCCAGCAAAAAAGATGGCGTATTGTGCTAGTGTATCGTAATGAAAAAATTCACTTCATCAAGCCTTCTTTAATCCTAAAACCAGGAGATAGCATTTTAATCGTAGGTGACCCTGCCATTTTACAAAGTGTTTTTCATAATGTAAAAGCTAGCACAGGGCAATTTCCTGTGCCTTTTGGAACTAATATTTATACCATTATCGATATGAAAAATATGAGTCAAAACACACAAAAATTACTCCTAAACACTACCTTAAGCCTCATCAAAAAAACAAATGCAAGAAAATTTTTTATAAGGATTATCAATCCTACCTTAAACGCGATTTACTACGAGCTTAAAACTCTTGCCTTAGAATATGAAAATATCTTTTTTGATTTTGAAAATACAAATTTCAAAAAAATTCAAAGCTTCTTAGAGCAAAATGATATAGGCGTCTTCATTACGGATCATAAGCATTTTGAGAAAGAAAAAAGAGAGTTTTTTGAGCTTAAAATTCCCATTTTAAAAATCGGTACACAAGACTTTGAAAACCTTGAAAAATCAGTTATTTTAAGCTCTTACGAAAATGAAATAGAAAATCAAGCTAATGTAATCGTAGATTTAAGTAAGCAATTAAAACTGGAAGTAAATCTTTATTATTACCAGCCAAATTATAAAGAAAATAATGAATTAAAAGACTATGTCAAAAGCCTTTCTAAACTCTACGATAAAAATATAGAACTTTTTCAAAATCATACGCAAAATCCTATCTTAACTCTCGAATATAGAGAGAATTTATTGCAATTTGTCAGTTTCACTCCTGAACTTTTAGATAATGATCTTGGCAGAATTTGGAGTATGGATTTAAACAGAAATTATTATAAACTTAGTAAAAATTACCAACTTTTTATACCGATAAGCTAA